A genomic segment from Hypomesus transpacificus isolate Combined female chromosome 13, fHypTra1, whole genome shotgun sequence encodes:
- the hpdl gene encoding 4-hydroxyphenylpyruvate dioxygenase-like protein isoform X1, with the protein MAAHLSRLHHISLHVTSVDKIAYDLVSKFKFNLFAARLTDKSRQLAFRKGAAVFVVNERSNQTLHTLNEGASPTTSNSSSHKIWNDSIKRNRKIIDDKCLYDVHPQYTVDTACNVCFEVEDVERSFNSLCDQGCEFLVPPTVVHDERGLVTFSVVKSIVGNVCHTLIDRTKYEGIFLPGFHDVDNVISSDMDQIPDCPITHFDHITYACPRKSTAEVMRWYERHFGFQRFFIDSEEDVDEGYVLNQDGIGLRLTAMEFWKCSEEGIQLPFKDVTEPDCKFVIAESLPEQSSNQVDTFLEQHKGPGIQHIGLYTQDIVCTTQTMATAGVHFFSPPPAYYTEVGKQQEMEDAGYDPQMLSQHGILLDTDLRQDSSPSHTTTNQNKRYLLQVFTKPIFAEDTFFLELIERRGASGFGEGNIRALWRSVQAYMENESAMPQRQNTHDITVQTGQH; encoded by the exons ATGGCAGCCCACTTGAGTCGGTTGCACCACATTTCACTTCATGTAACAAGCGTGGATAAAATAGCTTATGATCTAGTTTCTAAATTTAAATTTAATTTATTTGCAGCAAGACTAACTGACAAGTCAAGACAGCTTGCTTTCAGGAAAGGAGCGGCGGTTTTCGTCGTAAACGAGAGATCGAATCAGACACTTCACACATTGAATGAAGGAGCGTCTCCCACGACAAGCAATTCTTCTTCACACAAAATATGGAACGACTCGATAAAGCGCAACAGAAAAATCATTGATGACAAGTGTCTTTATGATGTCCATCCTCAGTACACCGTGGATACCGCATGCAATGTGTGCTTCGAAGTCGAGGATGTGGAAAGGTCATTCAACTCTCTTTGCGATCAGGGTTGTGAGTTTCTGGTGCCCCCCACTGTGGTGCATGACGAGAGAGGGCTTGTCACGTTCTCGGTTGTAAAGTCGATCGTAGGAAATGTGTGCCATACGCTCATTGACAGGACTAAATACGAAGGGATCTTTTTGCCCGGGTTCCATGACGTCGATAATGTGATCAGTAGTGACATGGACCAAATTCCAGATTGTCCGATTACCCATTTTGATCATATAACGTATGCATGCCCAAGAAAAAGTACAGCCGAAGTTATGCGGTGGTATGAGAGGCACTTCGGTTTTCAAAGATTCTTCATCGATAG TGAAGAGGATGTTGATGAGGGTTATGTGCTAAATCAGGATGGCATCGGATTACGTCTTACTGCAATGGAGTTTTGGAAATGCAGTGAAGAAGGAATTCAGCTTCCTTTCAAAGATGTGACAGAACCGGATTGCAAGTTTGTAATTGCAGAGTCTCTACCTGAACAAA gtagCAACCAGGTGGATACCTTCTTGGAGCAACACAAAGGTCCAGGGATCCAGCACATTGGTCTGTACACACAAGACATAGTCTGCACTACGCAGACAATGGCCACTGCTGGCGTGcatttcttctcccctcctcctgcctacTACACTGAG GTGGGCAAAcagcaggagatggaggatgcAGGTTACGACCCCCAGATGCTGTCCCAGCATGGGATCCTCCTGGACACAGACCTGCGCcaagactcctccccctctcacacaacAACTAATCAGAACAAACG GTACCTTCTTCAGGTTTTCACCAAGCCAATATTTGCAGAGGACACCTTCTTCCTTGAGCtgatagagagaagaggggcATCTGGATTTGGGGAGGGTAACATTCGGGCTTTGTGGAGGTCAGTGCaggcctatatggagaatgAAAGTGCAATGCCACAAAGACAAAACACTCATGACATCACTGTGCAAACTGGTCAACATTGA
- the zranb1a gene encoding ubiquitin thioesterase Zranb1, translating into MMTEQGVKWACDYCTFENWPSAVKCTMCRAQKPSGPIITEEPYKSSPTLEPGPEWDPSRTEGSSSLLICPDSSARPRVRPVTTAETSSKWSCQICTYLNWPRAIRCTQCLCQRQRTHRSTESPQTSGSNGGCRLAPSSPVDPCEEYNDRNRLNTHTQHWTCSACTYQNWPKTKKCVVCDHPKPNNLEAIELAESENPSSITSIVNEQDRARWRGGCSGDQGQRRSPPTSKRESDVKMDFQRIELAAGAMSSREDQEVDFKKMKQIKNRMRKTDWLFLNACAGVVEGDLTAVEAYKSSGGDIARQLNADEVRLLNRPSAFDDSFTLVHLAIRFQRQDMLAILLTEVSQQAAKCIPAMACPELTEQIRREIAASLHQRKGDFACYFLTDLVTFTLPADIEDLPPAVQEKLFDEILDRDVQKELEEESPVINWSLELGTRLDSRLYALWNRTAGDCLLDSVLQATWGIYDKDSVLRKTLHDSLHDCSHWFYSRWKEWESWYSQSFGLHFSLREEQWQEDWAFILSLASQPGASLEQTHIFVLAHILRRPIIVYGVKYYKSFRGETLGYTRFQGVYLPLLWEQSFCWKSPIALGYTRGHFSALVAMENDGYDNRGAGANLNTDDDVTVTFLPLVDSERKLLHIHFLSAQEMGNEEQQERLLREWLDCCVTEGGVLAAMQKSSRRRNHPLVTQMVEKWLDGYRQIRPCASLSDGEEDEEEEDE; encoded by the exons ATGATGACGGAACAAGGTGTAAAATGGGCCTGTGACTACTGCACCTTTGAGAACTGGCCATCTGCCGTCAAGTGCACCATGTGCCGTGCCCAGAAACCCAGTGGACCCATCATCACGGAGGAGCCCTATAAGAGCAGTCCTACTCTAGAACCAGGTCCAGAGTGGGACCCTTCAAGGACTGAGGGCAGCAGCAGCCTCCTCATCTGCCCAGATTCCAGTGCCAGACCCCGCGTCAGGCCAGTCACCACTGCTGAAACCAGCAGTAAGTGGTCTTGTCAGATTTGCACTTACCTGAATTGGCCCCGTGCCATCCGTTGCACACAGTGCCTATGTCAGCGCCAGAGGACCCATAGGTCCACAGAGTCCCCTCAGACTTCAGGCTCCAATGGCGGCTGCCGTCTTGCACCCTCCTCCCCCGTAGACCCCTGTGAGGAGTACAATGACAGGAACAGActcaacacccacacacagcactggaCATGCTCAGCCTGCACTTATCAGAACTGGCCTAAGACCAAGAAGTGTGTGGTGTGCGACCACCCAAAGCCCAACAACTTGGAGGCTATAGAACTGGCTGAATCTGAGAATCCCTCTTCCATCACCTCCATTGTCAATGAGCAGGACCGGGCCAGGTGGCGGGGAGGCTGTAGTGGGGACCAGGGCCAGAGAAGGTCCCCCCCTACCTCCAAAAGAGAATCAGATGTGAAAATGGACTTCCAGAGGATTGAGCTTGCAGCTGGAGCCatgagcagcagagaggatCAGGAGGTGGATTTCAAAAAGATGAAGCAGATTAAAAACCGCATGAGGAAAACGGATTGGTTGTTCCTAAATGCTTGTGCTG gtgtggtggagggagaCCTGACAGCGGTGGAGGCCTACAAGTCGTCTGGTGGCGACATTGCCCGCCAGCTCAACGCCGATGAGGTGCGCCTCCTCAACCGACCCTCAGCCTTCGACGACAGCTTCACCCTGGTCCATCTGGCCATCCGCTTCCAGAGGCAGGACATGCTGGCCATCTTGCTGACAGAG GTGAGCCAGCAGGCAGCCAAGTGCATCCCGGCCATGGCATGCCCTGAGCTGACGGAGCAGATCCGCAGGGAAATTGCCGCCTCGCTGCACCAGCGCAAGGGAGATTTTGCCTGCTACTTCCTAACTGACCTAGTCACCTTCACGTTGCCTGCCG aCATCGAAGACCTGCCCCCAGCTGTCCAGGAAAAGCTGTTTGATGAAATTTTGGACCGAGATGTACAGAAAG agctggaggaggagtcccCGGTCATCAACTGGTCCTTGGAGCTAGGGACTCGTCTGGACAGCCGGCTGTACGCGTTGTGGAACCGTACGGCCGGGGACTGTCTGCTGGACTCAGTCCTCCAGGCCACATGGGGGATCTATGACAAGGACTCGGTTCTGCGCAAGACGCTCCACGACAGCCTGCACGACTGCTCCCactg GTTCTACTCTCGTTGGAAGGAGTGGGAGTCATGGTACTCTCAGAGCTTTGGTCTACACTTCTCCCTGAGGGAGGAGCAGTGGCAGGAGGACTGGGCCTTCATCCTCTCACTGGCcagtcag cCAGGAGCCAGCCTGGAGCAGACCCATATATTCGTCCTTGCACACATCCTTCGCAGACCAATCATCGTCTATGGAGTGAAATACTACAAGAGTTTCCGAGGAGAAACGTTAGGCTACACTCGTTTTCAAG GTGTGTACCTGCCCCTCCTTTGGGAGCAGAGTTTCTGCTGGAAGAGCCCCATCGCCCTGGGTTACACACGGGGCCACTTCTCTGCCCTGGTTGCCATGGAGAACGACGGCTATGACAATCGTGGCGCTGGCGCAAACCTGAACACCGATGACGACGTCACCGTCACTTTTCTGCCGCTGGTGGACAGTGAGAGGAAGCTGCTGcacatccacttcctgtccgCGCAAGAG ATGGGCAacgaggagcagcaggagaggcTGCTGAGAGAGTGGCTGGATTGCTGCgtgacagagggaggagtgCTGGCCGCCATGCAGAAGAGCTCCCGCCGCCGCAACCACCCCCTGGTCACTCAAATGGTTGAGAAGTGGCTGGATGGATACCGGCAGATCCGCCCCTGTGCCTCACTCTCCGACGgcgaggaagacgaggaggaggaggacgagtga
- the hpdl gene encoding 4-hydroxyphenylpyruvate dioxygenase-like protein isoform X2 codes for MAAHLSRLHHISLHVTSVDKIAYDLVSKFKFNLFAARLTDKSRQLAFRKGAAVFVVNERSNQTLHTLNEGASPTTSNSSSHKIWNDSIKRNRKIIDDKCLYDVHPQYTVDTACNVCFEVEDVESEEDVDEGYVLNQDGIGLRLTAMEFWKCSEEGIQLPFKDVTEPDCKFVIAESLPEQSSNQVDTFLEQHKGPGIQHIGLYTQDIVCTTQTMATAGVHFFSPPPAYYTEVGKQQEMEDAGYDPQMLSQHGILLDTDLRQDSSPSHTTTNQNKRYLLQVFTKPIFAEDTFFLELIERRGASGFGEGNIRALWRSVQAYMENESAMPQRQNTHDITVQTGQH; via the exons ATGGCAGCCCACTTGAGTCGGTTGCACCACATTTCACTTCATGTAACAAGCGTGGATAAAATAGCTTATGATCTAGTTTCTAAATTTAAATTTAATTTATTTGCAGCAAGACTAACTGACAAGTCAAGACAGCTTGCTTTCAGGAAAGGAGCGGCGGTTTTCGTCGTAAACGAGAGATCGAATCAGACACTTCACACATTGAATGAAGGAGCGTCTCCCACGACAAGCAATTCTTCTTCACACAAAATATGGAACGACTCGATAAAGCGCAACAGAAAAATCATTGATGACAAGTGTCTTTATGATGTCCATCCTCAGTACACCGTGGATACCGCATGCAATGTGTGCTTCGAAGTCGAGGATGTGGAAAG TGAAGAGGATGTTGATGAGGGTTATGTGCTAAATCAGGATGGCATCGGATTACGTCTTACTGCAATGGAGTTTTGGAAATGCAGTGAAGAAGGAATTCAGCTTCCTTTCAAAGATGTGACAGAACCGGATTGCAAGTTTGTAATTGCAGAGTCTCTACCTGAACAAA gtagCAACCAGGTGGATACCTTCTTGGAGCAACACAAAGGTCCAGGGATCCAGCACATTGGTCTGTACACACAAGACATAGTCTGCACTACGCAGACAATGGCCACTGCTGGCGTGcatttcttctcccctcctcctgcctacTACACTGAG GTGGGCAAAcagcaggagatggaggatgcAGGTTACGACCCCCAGATGCTGTCCCAGCATGGGATCCTCCTGGACACAGACCTGCGCcaagactcctccccctctcacacaacAACTAATCAGAACAAACG GTACCTTCTTCAGGTTTTCACCAAGCCAATATTTGCAGAGGACACCTTCTTCCTTGAGCtgatagagagaagaggggcATCTGGATTTGGGGAGGGTAACATTCGGGCTTTGTGGAGGTCAGTGCaggcctatatggagaatgAAAGTGCAATGCCACAAAGACAAAACACTCATGACATCACTGTGCAAACTGGTCAACATTGA